Below is a genomic region from Catenuloplanes atrovinosus.
GCGCGGTGAGCCGGCTCGCCGTCTCCGTGCTGAGCGCCACGTTCGCCTCCATGTCAGCTCCCAGGTCGTCGCCTGAGGTCTGAGGTGCCTGGGGATCATTCGGTTGACCGACCGGTGGGACACTATCACCGGTGCGACGACCGTTACTTGCTCGACGCCAAGTATTTGGCATCGGCCTCACACTGCGAGCATGCCGTCGGTGGAGTAGCGTTTCGTCCATAACAGGAGGTCGGCTAAATGTCCTTGACGGTTAAGACCGAACAGCGCGATGACGTGGTCGTCGTGTCGGTGGCTGGTGAGCTCGACATGGCCACCGCGCCGCAGCTGCAGGATCAGATCACCGACCTGTTGGAGAAGGGCCGCACACGGCTCGTCTTCGACCTGGCGGAGGTCTCGTTCTGCGACTCGACCGGCCTGTCCGTCTTCGTGCGCGCCAAGAACAGCACGGACGACAGCGGCGGCCTGGTCCGGCTCGCGGCGCCGCAGCGCGGGGTGCTGCGCATCCTCGAGGTGAGCGGCCTGGTCGAGGTCCTCCAGACGTATCCGACGGTCGACGAGGCCGTGGACGGCGCGCCGGCCTCGGCCTGACGCGCCGCACGTCACATCTCCTGACTACTTCTCGGTGATCGTCGTGGCGGTCACCGAGTCGTCGCTGCCCGCGGTCCCCTCGACGGTCACGGTGTCCCCCTCGGCCAGGTCGGTCAGCGCGCCGTCCGCGGCCACCCGCACCGCGGTGCCGTCGGACGTCTTCACGGTGACCGTGCGGCCGTCCCCGGTCACGATGTAGACCGTGCTGCCGTTGACCAGCTTGACGGTTCCCTCGGTGGTGCCACCGCCGGTCGGCTGCGCGGACTCCGTCGCGGCCGGCTGCCGGCCCGGGAAGCCGCCGCCCTGGAAGCCGGCGGCGCCCGCCGCTCCGCCGCCTCCCGGGCCCGACGTCGTGGTCGTGCCCCAGCGCTGCTGGATCTGGACGCCGGCCAGCACGCCGCCGCCCAGCAGCAGCACCGCGGCCAGGCACGGTGTCCACCGGTTCCACCACTGTCTCGGGGCGGTCGCGGCCAGCTGCGCAGCCAGCCCGTCGTGGTCCCGCGCCCCCGGCAGCACGGCCGTGTCGCCGCTGTCGGCCGTACCCCGGTGCTTCGATCTTCTGAAGGCCATTGACTCGGATTCCTATTCGTAGCGGAGTGCGTCGATCGGGCGGAGACTCGCGGCGCGACCGGCCGGGTAACCGCCGAAGAACAGGCCGATCGCCACGGAGACACCCAGCGCCAGGAAGACCGAGCCGGGCACGATGACCGGCTGGACGCCGGCGATCTCGAACCGGGCGCCGAGCACCGCGATCAGCACGCCCAGGCCGCCGCCGGTCAGGCTCAGGATGGTGGCCTCGGCGAGGAACTGGGTCAGGATCACCCGGCGCGGTGCGCCGAGCGCCTTGCGGATGCCGATCTCCCGGGTCCGCTCGGTGACCGTGACCAGCATGATGTTCGTGATGCCGATGCCGCCGACCAGAAGCGAGACGCCGGCGACCGCGCCGAGCAGCACGGTGAACGTGTCCGCGGTCTCCGTCTGCGTCTCCAGCAGCTGCGACGCGTTCTGGATCCGGTACGGCGCGGTATCGCCCTCGTCGATGCCGAGCCGCTGGTCCAGGATCGTGGCGATCTCGTTCTGCGCCGCGGCGACCCGGTCGGCGGCGACCGCCTCCACCACGATCGAGCTGAGCGAGCCGTACCCGGCCAGCGTCTGCTGCACGGCGGTGAGCGGCGCGATCGCCAGGTCGTTGGCATCCTGCACGCCGGAGGAGGACTTCTCGGCCAGCACGCCGACCACGGTGAACAGCGCGCCGCCGACCGTGACCCGCGCGCCGACCGGGTCGGCGCCCTCGAACAGCTCCTCCGCCACGGTCTGCCCGATCACGGTCACCCGGCGGCCCTGGCTCACGTCCGCGTCGGTGAAGGCGGCGCCGCGCTCGATCCGGTAGGACTGCGCGCCGAGATAGCCGGTCACGGTGCCGATGAACTGGCTGACCTCGTGGTCGGTGCCGTCGTAGGTGAGC
It encodes:
- a CDS encoding STAS domain-containing protein — translated: MSLTVKTEQRDDVVVVSVAGELDMATAPQLQDQITDLLEKGRTRLVFDLAEVSFCDSTGLSVFVRAKNSTDDSGGLVRLAAPQRGVLRILEVSGLVEVLQTYPTVDEAVDGAPASA
- a CDS encoding ABC transporter permease; the protein is MSSWEILTFAVRGVAANRLRSALTMLGILIGVAAVILLVAVGNGSAAAITSQISALGTNTITVMSANRGGTTNTALTTEIADALQDETLAPDVRSVSPVVNASGTLTYDGTDHEVSQFIGTVTGYLGAQSYRIERGAAFTDADVSQGRRVTVIGQTVAEELFEGADPVGARVTVGGALFTVVGVLAEKSSSGVQDANDLAIAPLTAVQQTLAGYGSLSSIVVEAVAADRVAAAQNEIATILDQRLGIDEGDTAPYRIQNASQLLETQTETADTFTVLLGAVAGVSLLVGGIGITNIMLVTVTERTREIGIRKALGAPRRVILTQFLAEATILSLTGGGLGVLIAVLGARFEIAGVQPVIVPGSVFLALGVSVAIGLFFGGYPAGRAASLRPIDALRYE